From Sulfurovum zhangzhouensis, the proteins below share one genomic window:
- a CDS encoding polyprenyl synthetase family protein, whose protein sequence is MLSAVERKIEQFIAELEDREVSSFYWMLPAGKRLRAKLILKIAGNNLLAVKTAAVVEMIHAASLLHDDVIDDAYTRRNKPSLNALYGNKTAIMLGDILYSKGFLELNNISMEIAKIVSNAVVQLSLGELRDVSLSKTFNVDKEIYLKMIYQKTASLIEASAGAAAVLAGKPKEAYLTYGRNLGLAFQMIDDILDITQDSATLGKPALHDFVEGKTTLPYIYLYEALKSDEKRKLQSLHAKVLKPEEQLWIQTKMKEHQIIEKSYLEAKALIEEAIALMSAHGEDSLAGIAKEMIEREF, encoded by the coding sequence GTGTTAAGTGCAGTTGAGAGAAAGATAGAACAGTTCATTGCTGAACTGGAAGACAGGGAAGTAAGTTCATTTTATTGGATGCTTCCTGCAGGGAAAAGGCTTAGGGCAAAGCTCATTTTAAAGATTGCAGGAAATAATCTTCTTGCTGTAAAGACTGCTGCGGTAGTGGAGATGATCCATGCGGCTAGTTTATTACATGATGATGTGATCGATGATGCTTATACCCGCCGTAACAAACCCTCTCTCAATGCACTCTACGGCAATAAAACAGCGATCATGCTGGGAGATATCCTTTACTCCAAAGGCTTTTTAGAGTTAAATAATATCAGCATGGAAATTGCCAAAATCGTTTCAAATGCCGTTGTGCAGTTGAGCCTGGGTGAGCTGAGAGATGTTTCACTCTCCAAAACTTTTAATGTGGATAAAGAGATATACCTTAAAATGATCTATCAGAAAACGGCTTCACTGATAGAAGCAAGTGCAGGTGCCGCAGCAGTACTTGCAGGTAAGCCAAAGGAAGCATATCTTACTTACGGACGCAATCTTGGGCTTGCGTTTCAGATGATCGATGATATTCTTGATATTACACAAGATAGTGCAACACTTGGTAAACCGGCACTCCATGATTTTGTGGAAGGGAAAACTACCCTGCCGTATATCTATCTCTATGAAGCACTAAAGAGTGATGAGAAAAGAAAACTTCAAAGCTTACATGCAAAAGTTTTGAAGCCGGAAGAACAGCTATGGATACAGACGAAAATGAAAGAGCATCAAATTATCGAAAAGTCTTATCTTGAAGCAAAAGCTTTGATCGAAGAGGCGATTGCTTTGATGAGTGCTCATGGTGAAGATTCTTTGGCAGGTATTGCTAAAGAGATGATCGAAAGAGAGTTTTAA
- a CDS encoding DUF2018 family protein: MNIFDDDDAFVGTPRSNYFSIARTANQNIVEMEVEKMFRRLAVAEKLLEEKGMENEYELMIKQTVIDPEIDNGVNSIFIELVGNIVTQCE, encoded by the coding sequence ATGAATATTTTTGATGATGATGACGCATTTGTAGGAACACCAAGATCCAACTATTTTTCTATTGCAAGAACAGCAAATCAGAACATCGTTGAAATGGAAGTTGAGAAGATGTTCAGACGTTTGGCAGTAGCTGAGAAGCTTCTTGAGGAAAAAGGGATGGAAAACGAGTATGAGTTGATGATCAAACAAACTGTAATTGACCCTGAGATTGATAATGGTGTGAACAGTATCTTCATCGAACTTGTAGGTAATATCGTTACTCAGTGTGAATAA
- a CDS encoding efflux RND transporter permease subunit: MIRSFITFAIDRPIINHILLAFLLLLSIFSYQNIPKEIFPPSNLDQISITGGYPGASADVLDKMAVKNIEDELKSISEISNIDTIIQNGLFSIKADIKPGSDNQLVLSDVKDVIANIRRDLPTDMDEPIAKITVHNFPLLLVAISGDRPQKELLDIADEIKSRLSSFKELSDILIRGEADDEVLISIDEQKLIAYDLPKESVYRSIGALSSIFPIGTLEQKGNHLYISTINGEKSAKALEDTLITVNGKRVRVGDIAKVSFGLSDTVQISHFNGKRNVSLDISKTKDGNAIALSKEIKAMLSQMQKEYKDVTLEAYTDTSIWIKNRLNLVSSNIFFGLILVFMALFMSVNYKIALVVAVGIPASFMITLIGADQMGYSLNMLTLLGALIALGMLVDEAIVVAENIFRHMEMGKSARQAAIDGAVEMFPAVLTATMTTVFAFLPLLIMSGQMGMFMKVLPVMISILLLSSLFEAFYFLPLHSKEFFTMRDADKEHSRNDFWIKMDKAYASILGALLYTKKNSVLTTAFERLKTKQSVLKASLPRLVEENTYRILYKILKPFTQRKVFSLFSLVGAILLMTVLMMNITKFQLFPEFDTTQLYLNGKVDVNNKLEDTEEIVAKIEKELLQYYDAEETSSITSVVGFYMNSDQTFETGSNLFHIFINLHEKAPENFIDTFINPIFSLEYDGSDMIRKRKAQQIALATQKDVVDALRELKATNGQKLFSQINLYVPQTGIVGHDIEIGLSSKDEDKKLEALAELKKELGKIDGVFDIADDAKEGVRELKLRINEYGQMLGFTETYVTSELKGLFLKAEYGKMFNDTGLVRLRIEDPRKDQYLQIGSVTLTTPDGQNVVKLSEICDFNYQKSFVKIYKEDGQRVSTVTARVDSKKVLATEVMKKINPMLEMFEKEGLKVIIKGEEKENKQMKREMSQAALIAIFLIFISLVWMFNSLILPLIIISTIPLSILGALVGAYVMGINLTMPGVMGLIGLAGVVVNDGIIMLDFIKGSKNYAEMMEKAGHRLRPILLTSITTLLGLSSLIFFASGQALIIQPMAISLGFGVAWATVLNLYYVPLMYAVIYKVQSDS, encoded by the coding sequence ATGATACGTTCTTTTATCACTTTTGCGATAGACAGGCCCATTATCAATCATATACTACTGGCCTTTTTGCTGCTTTTGTCTATCTTTTCTTATCAAAATATTCCTAAAGAGATATTCCCCCCTTCAAACCTTGACCAGATAAGTATCACAGGGGGATATCCGGGTGCCAGTGCAGACGTACTCGATAAGATGGCGGTTAAGAATATAGAAGATGAACTAAAAAGTATCTCAGAAATAAGTAACATTGATACGATTATTCAAAACGGACTTTTTTCCATTAAAGCGGATATCAAACCTGGAAGTGATAACCAATTGGTACTTAGTGATGTTAAAGATGTTATTGCCAATATCAGACGAGATTTGCCTACGGATATGGATGAACCTATCGCAAAGATCACTGTGCATAATTTTCCACTGCTATTGGTTGCGATCTCGGGTGATAGACCACAAAAAGAGTTACTCGATATTGCCGATGAAATTAAAAGCCGTCTGAGCAGCTTCAAAGAGTTAAGCGATATCCTCATACGTGGAGAAGCGGATGATGAGGTACTTATCAGTATTGATGAACAAAAGCTTATTGCATATGATCTACCAAAAGAATCGGTCTACCGATCCATCGGCGCATTGAGTTCGATTTTCCCGATCGGTACTCTGGAGCAGAAAGGAAACCACCTTTATATCTCTACGATCAATGGAGAAAAGAGTGCGAAAGCACTGGAAGACACACTTATCACTGTGAATGGTAAAAGGGTACGGGTAGGAGATATCGCGAAAGTCAGTTTTGGATTGAGTGATACCGTTCAGATCTCTCATTTTAACGGAAAACGTAATGTTTCCCTGGATATCAGTAAAACCAAAGACGGAAATGCCATTGCCTTGAGCAAAGAGATCAAAGCGATGCTCTCTCAGATGCAAAAAGAGTATAAAGATGTTACTCTTGAAGCTTATACGGATACCTCTATCTGGATCAAAAACCGTCTCAACCTTGTCTCTTCCAATATCTTTTTTGGTCTGATCCTGGTGTTTATGGCACTTTTTATGAGTGTGAACTATAAGATTGCATTGGTAGTGGCTGTTGGGATCCCTGCAAGTTTTATGATAACCCTGATTGGTGCTGATCAGATGGGCTACAGTCTTAATATGCTGACCTTGCTTGGTGCACTCATCGCTCTGGGGATGCTGGTGGATGAAGCGATCGTAGTAGCAGAGAATATCTTTAGGCATATGGAGATGGGTAAGTCTGCAAGGCAGGCGGCTATCGATGGTGCAGTAGAGATGTTCCCTGCTGTACTGACGGCAACGATGACAACGGTCTTTGCTTTTTTGCCGTTACTTATCATGAGTGGTCAGATGGGAATGTTCATGAAGGTCTTGCCTGTCATGATCTCTATTTTGCTGCTCAGTTCTCTCTTTGAAGCTTTCTATTTCCTACCGCTGCACTCCAAAGAGTTCTTTACGATGAGGGATGCTGACAAAGAACATAGCAGAAATGATTTTTGGATCAAAATGGATAAGGCGTATGCGAGTATACTTGGGGCACTGCTCTATACCAAAAAGAATTCAGTTTTGACTACAGCATTTGAAAGGCTCAAAACAAAACAATCAGTGCTTAAGGCTTCCCTGCCAAGGCTGGTCGAAGAAAATACTTACCGCATCCTCTACAAAATACTCAAACCTTTTACACAAAGAAAGGTTTTTTCCTTGTTCTCTTTGGTGGGAGCTATCTTATTGATGACGGTATTGATGATGAACATTACTAAATTCCAGCTTTTCCCGGAATTTGATACGACACAACTCTATCTAAACGGTAAAGTGGATGTGAACAATAAACTTGAAGATACAGAAGAGATAGTGGCTAAGATCGAGAAAGAGTTATTACAGTACTATGATGCTGAAGAGACCTCTTCGATCACGTCGGTTGTCGGCTTTTATATGAATTCCGACCAGACCTTTGAGACGGGAAGCAACCTTTTTCATATCTTTATCAATTTACATGAAAAAGCCCCTGAAAATTTCATTGATACTTTTATAAACCCGATTTTTTCACTGGAGTATGACGGTTCGGACATGATCAGAAAAAGAAAAGCGCAGCAGATCGCACTGGCAACACAAAAAGATGTGGTTGATGCACTCAGAGAGCTCAAAGCTACCAATGGTCAAAAGCTTTTTAGCCAGATCAACCTTTATGTACCGCAGACTGGAATTGTCGGTCATGATATAGAGATAGGACTGAGCAGTAAAGATGAAGATAAAAAACTTGAGGCTTTAGCTGAACTGAAAAAAGAGCTAGGCAAAATTGACGGCGTTTTTGACATAGCTGATGATGCAAAAGAGGGGGTGCGTGAGCTCAAACTCCGCATCAACGAATACGGGCAAATGCTGGGCTTTACCGAAACCTATGTAACCTCCGAGCTTAAAGGTCTGTTTTTAAAAGCTGAATATGGAAAAATGTTCAACGATACTGGACTGGTGCGTTTACGTATTGAAGACCCTAGGAAGGATCAGTACCTCCAGATCGGTTCGGTGACACTGACGACTCCCGACGGACAAAACGTCGTAAAGCTTTCCGAAATATGTGATTTTAATTATCAGAAGAGTTTTGTAAAGATATACAAAGAAGATGGTCAGAGGGTGAGTACCGTTACGGCAAGAGTGGACAGTAAGAAAGTTTTGGCTACCGAAGTGATGAAAAAGATCAACCCAATGCTTGAAATGTTTGAAAAAGAGGGCTTGAAGGTCATTATCAAGGGAGAAGAAAAGGAAAACAAGCAGATGAAAAGAGAGATGAGCCAAGCAGCTCTCATCGCTATATTCCTTATCTTTATCTCTTTGGTATGGATGTTCAACTCTTTAATTCTTCCTCTGATCATTATCTCAACGATCCCGCTTTCTATCTTAGGGGCATTGGTTGGTGCATATGTCATGGGTATCAATCTTACGATGCCGGGTGTGATGGGACTGATAGGGCTTGCAGGGGTTGTGGTCAATGATGGAATTATCATGCTGGATTTCATTAAAGGCAGCAAAAACTATGCTGAGATGATGGAAAAGGCTGGGCATAGGCTTAGACCGATCCTGTTAACATCTATTACCACGCTACTGGGACTTTCATCATTGATCTTCTTTGCCAGCGGTCAGGCTTTGATCATTCAACCCATGGCAATCTCTCTTGGCTTTGGTGTCGCATGGGCAACGGTGTTGAATCTCTACTATGTGCCACTCATGTATGCGGTGATCTATAAGGTGCAAAGTGACAGTTAA
- the rsmH gene encoding 16S rRNA (cytosine(1402)-N(4))-methyltransferase RsmH codes for MQTPHIPVLLEEVLESFKEIKEGYFVDCTLGYAGHSSEMLKRYGHIKHIGIDRDDEALAFSKKRLEPFSDRSTLYKGTFATVFPTLSESPVTGVLADFGVSSLQLDKMERGFSFNSETLDMRMDASAPLSAYEVVNEYPKEKLEYIFDMYGEVKPYKKLAAAVVEARSRAPINSAKELAQIAVDVLGSHGKIHPATLMFQAIRIEVNNELGEIEGLLDALEEKHYEDEIVSLITFHSLEDRLVKNRFKKWSTSCICDPQAMRCTCGNDHALGKPIKRKPITAGKEELKTNPRSRSAKLRSFRFTKSS; via the coding sequence TTGCAGACTCCCCATATTCCCGTTTTGCTTGAAGAGGTCTTAGAAAGTTTTAAAGAGATCAAAGAAGGGTATTTTGTTGATTGTACCTTGGGGTATGCCGGGCATAGTTCCGAGATGCTCAAAAGATATGGGCATATCAAACACATCGGTATCGATAGAGATGATGAAGCATTAGCTTTTTCCAAAAAAAGATTGGAACCGTTTAGTGATAGAAGTACACTCTATAAAGGAACATTTGCAACTGTCTTCCCTACACTAAGTGAGAGTCCTGTTACAGGTGTTCTGGCAGACTTTGGCGTCTCTTCATTGCAGCTTGACAAGATGGAGAGGGGATTTAGTTTTAACTCTGAAACACTTGATATGCGCATGGATGCATCAGCACCGCTGAGTGCATATGAAGTTGTCAATGAATATCCAAAAGAGAAGCTGGAATATATCTTTGACATGTATGGTGAGGTTAAACCCTACAAGAAATTAGCAGCAGCTGTCGTAGAAGCGCGAAGCCGTGCTCCGATCAATTCAGCGAAAGAACTGGCACAGATCGCCGTAGATGTTTTGGGAAGTCATGGTAAGATACACCCTGCAACCTTGATGTTCCAGGCAATACGTATAGAAGTCAATAATGAACTTGGTGAGATCGAGGGATTATTGGATGCATTGGAAGAAAAACATTATGAGGATGAGATCGTTTCACTTATTACTTTCCATTCACTAGAAGATAGATTGGTGAAGAACCGCTTTAAAAAATGGAGCACTTCTTGTATCTGTGATCCTCAGGCAATGCGATGTACTTGTGGTAATGATCATGCACTTGGCAAGCCAATCAAACGTAAACCTATCACTGCTGGGAAAGAAGAACTAAAAACCAATCCTCGCAGCCGGTCAGCAAAACTAAGAAGTTTTAGATTTACAAAGAGTAGTTAA
- a CDS encoding class II aldolase and adducin N-terminal domain-containing protein translates to MDKHLIEEIQHVSLSLFNKNFFSVYHGSISARISTNQFIINRRDTILDEVTEHCMVRLDYNQRDYRWSEASQDVYIHEHIYETLPNAKYISFTMPPYATAYSLKHGKVSPQDYHGKKVLGDIIIYDPRNVDDWMERAQYEIPKFFQNHETHLMLIKGFGVISYDRDITEMAKKVSVLENSCRLLALSANL, encoded by the coding sequence ATGGATAAACACCTTATCGAAGAGATACAACACGTTTCACTCTCATTATTCAATAAAAACTTCTTCAGTGTTTACCATGGCTCGATCTCAGCACGTATCTCAACCAACCAGTTCATTATCAACCGTAGAGATACGATCCTAGATGAAGTGACAGAACACTGTATGGTTAGACTTGACTATAACCAAAGAGACTATAGATGGTCTGAAGCAAGTCAGGATGTCTATATCCATGAGCATATTTACGAAACGCTTCCAAATGCCAAATATATATCTTTTACAATGCCGCCATATGCAACTGCCTACTCTCTAAAACACGGTAAAGTCTCTCCTCAGGACTATCATGGGAAGAAAGTGTTAGGGGATATCATTATTTATGATCCTAGAAATGTGGATGATTGGATGGAAAGAGCACAGTATGAGATCCCAAAATTTTTCCAAAACCATGAAACCCATCTGATGCTTATCAAAGGTTTTGGAGTAATTTCCTATGATAGGGATATCACGGAAATGGCAAAAAAAGTCTCTGTGCTGGAAAACTCCTGCCGGCTTTTAGCACTAAGTGCAAACCTCTAA
- a CDS encoding tetratricopeptide repeat protein has protein sequence MNQTKKRLSIINLAISITDIETIQLQIAKLRLIRTDTKIQKIIDALESESYALAQNLIQEYIDTPIQEIHQRVSNGHHKRSYSQRELELIEQFDLFLTDESYEDQSEIVDINQYLQTSAASSKEKTEVDFDKLLDIEESRPEEEEEVYFSAFEEEALSSESDTYLPEPVSTADTTFEDSSLLHEEQIATPIYDEALAVETTDNTTMLAEQATEMTAAYEKALKPSNAQEISDETITARNKNTKYRPIFSIKQQFLDASQKYPLLVNSTQPYDSVTEWIDQISHEHGYAKSDVEKTVINALKLAEEETAFQRSEAAELLLLSGLTEDEFGQLILAREFFKGRLFEKNISEAFKRIEQLASREYPEAICDLAQFYEHGVGTKKNKKTAKELYEKAMHFGIKRAQRHFQRLSKESGLFSF, from the coding sequence ATGAATCAAACCAAAAAAAGACTAAGTATCATCAACCTGGCTATATCTATTACAGATATTGAAACGATTCAATTACAAATTGCAAAATTAAGACTTATTAGAACAGATACTAAAATCCAGAAAATCATCGATGCCCTTGAATCAGAAAGTTATGCACTGGCTCAAAACCTTATACAAGAGTATATCGATACACCAATACAGGAAATCCATCAACGAGTTTCAAACGGACATCACAAACGCTCCTATTCACAAAGAGAACTAGAGCTTATCGAGCAATTTGATCTTTTTCTTACAGATGAGAGTTATGAAGATCAAAGTGAAATAGTAGATATCAACCAATATTTACAAACTTCTGCTGCATCATCCAAAGAAAAAACAGAAGTTGATTTTGACAAACTGCTTGACATAGAAGAAAGCAGGCCAGAAGAGGAAGAAGAAGTGTATTTTTCTGCATTTGAGGAAGAAGCTCTTAGTTCCGAATCTGACACATATCTACCTGAACCAGTCTCAACAGCTGATACGACTTTTGAAGATAGTAGTTTATTACATGAAGAGCAGATCGCAACACCAATTTACGATGAAGCTCTTGCAGTAGAGACTACTGACAATACTACTATGTTAGCAGAGCAAGCAACAGAGATGACAGCAGCTTATGAAAAGGCATTAAAGCCGTCCAACGCTCAAGAGATATCAGATGAAACGATCACTGCACGAAATAAAAATACAAAATATCGGCCTATTTTCTCTATCAAACAGCAGTTTCTTGATGCATCCCAGAAATACCCTCTGCTTGTCAACAGTACACAACCTTACGACTCTGTAACAGAATGGATAGATCAAATTAGTCATGAGCATGGCTATGCCAAAAGCGATGTAGAAAAAACGGTAATTAATGCGTTAAAATTAGCCGAAGAAGAGACTGCTTTCCAAAGGTCTGAGGCAGCAGAACTTCTACTTTTATCAGGTCTTACCGAAGATGAGTTCGGACAATTGATCTTGGCGAGAGAGTTTTTCAAAGGAAGACTTTTTGAAAAAAACATATCTGAAGCCTTTAAACGGATAGAGCAGTTGGCAAGCAGGGAATATCCTGAAGCGATCTGTGATCTTGCACAGTTTTACGAACATGGTGTGGGAACAAAGAAAAATAAAAAAACTGCAAAAGAGCTTTATGAAAAAGCAATGCACTTTGGGATCAAACGTGCACAAAGACATTTTCAACGCTTAAGTAAAGAGAGCGGTCTGTTCTCTTTTTAG
- a CDS encoding adenosylmethionine--8-amino-7-oxononanoate transaminase, producing the protein MLSKNNEMMNRDLEVIWHPCTQMKDHETLPIIPIKSGKGVYLYDFEGNSYIDAVSSWWVNLFGHSNTFINEKIKAQLEKLEHVLLAGFTHEPAIELAHKLVNITPEGLAKVFYVDNGSSAVEAALKMSYHFHLNNGKKKPVFLSLTNSYHGETIGALSVGDVALYKETYEPLLIANKQVPVPVDQTQEAAEAALSILEKVLHDQADEIAALILEPLVQGAGNMHMYHPAYLIGARELTRKYGVHLITDEIMTGFGRTGKMFACDHAGISPDFMTLSKGLTGGYLPLSVVMTTDEVYSAFYCDYNEYKAFLHSHSYTGNPLACTAALATLELFEKDDVLGNNEKKSRYILERAEKIAELSNVKEIRQQGMITAIELQGYSAEDRIGISVYKYALTRGVLLRPLGHVVYFMPPYTISYEEIDKMVDVAWEGIAKVNKES; encoded by the coding sequence ATGCTATCTAAAAATAATGAAATGATGAACAGGGATCTTGAAGTCATCTGGCATCCCTGTACACAGATGAAAGATCATGAGACTTTACCTATCATACCTATCAAGTCAGGAAAAGGGGTTTATCTTTATGATTTTGAAGGTAATAGCTATATCGATGCTGTGAGTTCATGGTGGGTCAATTTGTTTGGACATTCTAACACTTTTATCAATGAAAAGATCAAAGCACAGCTTGAAAAGCTTGAACATGTACTTTTGGCTGGCTTTACTCATGAACCTGCTATAGAGTTGGCACATAAGCTTGTAAATATCACCCCTGAGGGACTAGCTAAGGTTTTTTATGTGGATAACGGTTCAAGTGCTGTTGAAGCAGCACTCAAGATGAGCTATCATTTTCATCTTAATAACGGAAAGAAAAAACCGGTTTTTTTATCATTGACAAACTCTTATCATGGAGAGACAATAGGTGCATTAAGTGTGGGAGATGTAGCACTGTATAAGGAAACATATGAACCGTTGCTTATTGCCAATAAACAGGTACCTGTGCCGGTAGATCAAACTCAAGAAGCTGCTGAAGCGGCCCTCAGTATCTTAGAAAAAGTATTGCATGATCAAGCTGATGAAATTGCTGCTTTGATCTTGGAACCGCTTGTACAGGGAGCGGGGAATATGCATATGTATCATCCGGCATATCTAATCGGAGCCAGGGAATTGACCAGGAAGTACGGTGTACATTTGATCACTGATGAGATTATGACAGGTTTTGGTAGAACAGGGAAAATGTTCGCCTGTGACCATGCAGGTATTTCACCTGATTTTATGACACTTTCCAAAGGGTTGACCGGAGGTTATCTGCCGCTATCTGTTGTGATGACAACTGATGAAGTTTACAGTGCTTTTTATTGTGACTATAATGAGTATAAAGCTTTCTTGCATTCTCACTCTTATACAGGAAATCCTCTTGCCTGTACAGCAGCGCTTGCAACATTGGAGCTCTTTGAAAAGGATGATGTCCTTGGCAATAATGAAAAGAAAAGCCGTTATATACTTGAAAGAGCTGAAAAAATAGCCGAACTTTCAAATGTGAAAGAGATAAGACAACAGGGGATGATCACGGCAATTGAGCTACAAGGGTATAGTGCTGAAGATCGGATCGGTATCAGTGTATATAAGTATGCCTTGACACGAGGTGTGTTGCTCAGGCCTTTGGGGCATGTTGTTTATTTTATGCCACCATATACGATCTCGTATGAGGAGATTGATAAAATGGTTGATGTAGCCTGGGAAGGCATAGCAAAAGTAAACAAAGAGTCCTAA
- a CDS encoding peptidylprolyl isomerase, which produces MISWMQRHNKYLVWTIWVATVAFIGAGFVGWGSYNFGSKAGNVAKVGEIEIPQSKLNMVYSDMYNEYNQKMQGQLDEAKAKELGLVQQAFAAIETQTKVLNFAKENGIIVSDEEIAKVLQSIKLFQKNGQFSKENYDHYLKNRRMTAKTFEEALREELTISKTLNLLTTNAMPFEEKVVSSAINIADKIAYKVLTLNDIKVDINDSDIQTYWELQKDNFMTPKQYKLSIVWTDTTDTAVTDDELQKHFAENSFNYTDQEGKQLSFEEAKENVTNDLKLQKSKKAAQKAYIAFKKGELSSNETLTLPVNDMKLSAEIWDEIAQKSVGEIMKPKVANDRYATIKIEEVIEPRVKSYEEAKEETTAMYKVAMQQKGLSELAENTLQNFDDINATTSNFLTLNKNVNLAPLNSEESLQFIQKLFTSPEEKGMISVVDKVVIYNILEQKVMPTDENQSASIKQRVGQLKKGIFENNFLQTLDKKYPVEVYVQGLTN; this is translated from the coding sequence ATGATAAGTTGGATGCAAAGGCACAATAAATATCTTGTATGGACGATCTGGGTAGCCACCGTCGCGTTCATCGGTGCAGGTTTTGTTGGATGGGGTAGTTATAATTTCGGATCAAAAGCAGGAAATGTAGCTAAAGTTGGAGAGATCGAAATTCCACAAAGTAAACTCAATATGGTCTACAGTGATATGTATAATGAATACAATCAAAAAATGCAAGGTCAGCTTGATGAAGCAAAAGCAAAAGAACTGGGACTGGTACAACAAGCTTTTGCTGCGATCGAAACACAAACAAAAGTACTGAATTTTGCTAAAGAAAACGGTATCATCGTTTCAGATGAAGAGATAGCTAAAGTACTACAAAGTATCAAACTGTTTCAAAAGAATGGACAGTTCAGCAAAGAAAATTATGATCATTATTTAAAAAATCGCAGAATGACAGCTAAAACTTTTGAAGAGGCTCTGAGAGAAGAACTGACAATCTCAAAAACACTCAACCTTCTCACAACCAATGCGATGCCGTTTGAAGAAAAAGTAGTTTCATCAGCTATCAATATTGCAGACAAAATTGCATATAAAGTGCTTACGCTTAATGATATCAAAGTGGACATCAATGATAGCGATATTCAAACATACTGGGAACTGCAAAAAGACAACTTTATGACTCCAAAACAGTATAAACTCTCTATAGTTTGGACAGATACTACAGATACTGCTGTTACAGACGATGAACTCCAAAAACACTTCGCTGAGAACAGTTTCAACTATACGGATCAAGAAGGGAAGCAACTCTCATTTGAAGAGGCGAAAGAGAACGTTACAAATGATCTAAAACTTCAAAAGAGCAAAAAAGCAGCACAAAAAGCATATATCGCATTTAAAAAAGGAGAGTTGTCAAGTAATGAGACATTGACACTTCCTGTTAATGATATGAAACTCTCAGCAGAGATCTGGGACGAAATTGCACAAAAAAGTGTCGGAGAGATCATGAAACCGAAAGTTGCTAATGACCGTTATGCAACCATCAAGATTGAAGAAGTGATCGAACCTAGAGTAAAGAGCTATGAAGAAGCAAAAGAAGAAACAACTGCAATGTATAAAGTAGCAATGCAACAAAAAGGTCTCTCTGAACTTGCTGAAAATACATTGCAAAATTTTGATGATATAAATGCGACAACATCAAATTTTTTGACGCTAAATAAAAATGTCAACCTGGCTCCGTTAAATTCGGAAGAAAGTTTACAATTTATCCAAAAACTCTTTACATCGCCAGAAGAAAAAGGTATGATTAGTGTAGTGGATAAAGTTGTCATATATAATATACTGGAGCAAAAAGTGATGCCAACAGATGAAAATCAAAGTGCATCAATCAAGCAAAGGGTTGGCCAGTTAAAAAAAGGTATCTTTGAAAATAATTTCCTTCAAACACTTGACAAAAAATATCCAGTTGAAGTTTATGTACAAGGACTCACAAATTGA